The Parvularculales bacterium region TAAACGATCCTGATCTTGTTCCGGAAAATTTAAAGAAAAGATTCTCGAAATTACCTAAGACAGATACCATAAGAACAATTCGTGCTGCAATTATTCAAGATCAAGATAGAATTAAATTTTGGTTAAATAGAATACACGGTGGTGAGGATGGTGGTCGGGGAAGAAGACAATGGGGTGCCGAGGAAAAAGCCCGAAACACGGGATATAATAAAAACGTTCATGCGATTTATTTAATGGATTTCGCGGACCGCGTTGGACTGATAACACCGGCAGAAAGAAAAGGACGCCTATCCACTGTTCAACGATATGTCACGGCAGGACCATTTCAATTAATTTGGGAATTATCTTTTGAGGAAACTGGAATAATAAAAACAACAAGAAGCAGAAATGATATTGCAATTTACTTAAACAAATTTATTAGAGATGTCGCTGGTAAAAAAATTAACACCAGAGCTAAGTCAAAAGACATTGCAAAATATTTGAAAGAGTATAATAAGCTAGACAGCATAGACAATGAAACCGTAGAGGCGTGGGAAATTCATACATTAAAGTTGCAGTTATCGAAAAAAAATAAAACAAAAGAATTAGGAAGATCCAATGCTAATGGACTAAGTAAGAAAACAAGCAAAGCTGCCAGCCTTATAAATTTATATTATGATGAAAACCTTGAAAAATCATTATCTGCACTTAATAACTATAAATTAATGCATCTCTACAATTCTTTGTGTAAGATTCATATAAAAGATAATGAATGTATGCTAACTGTCGGTGTCTGGTGTTTCTTAGAGACTTTAACCTCTATATGCGGTAGAAATGAAAATACTCCATTTATTTCTTTTCTTTCTAAATCAAAAATTAATAGTTTGGTTATTAAAAATAACTCAAAATCGATCAATGAAGCATTAGGTAGAATTTCACGCAATGGAAACACAACTAAACATGATGGAACATCCGGATCATTTAACGGCCCACAACTATATAATGATTTTGAAACAATAACCCCCCTGATTTCAAAGTTAGTTGAAGATGCAATTATTAATAGAGTTTCATAATTCTTTCAGTTATTACACTATAATCTGCTACGGTCGTTGATATGCCTAAAAGTTATTCCCCGCTAAGATATCCAGGTGGTAAATCATCGATTGCCCCCTTTATATCGAATGTGATCAACTTAAATCAATTCAATTTATATAGTTATGTTGAACCGTATGCTGGAGGTGCGGGATTAGCACTCAAACTCATGTTTGATGGCTATGTTAGTGATATTTACCTAAATGATATTGACCCCTCTATCTGGAGTTTTTGGCACATCTTACTTGAGTTTCCCGATGAATTTATTGGAATGATTAACGATACAAATGTGACTGTAGATGAATGGTATAAACAACGTGAAATTCATATAAAACAAGACATTTCTGACCCGTTATCATTAGGGTTTTCGACCTTTTTTCTGAATAGGGTAAATCGTTCAGGAATTATTTCCAGAGCCGGCGTCATTGGTGGACTCAATCAAGAAGGAAATTATAAAATCGATTGTCGCTTTAACAAAGAAACACTGATCAAACGTATAAATCGCATTAAACTATATAAATCACGGATTTATTTATCAAAATTGGATGCCGTGAAATTCATGAAAAAGACATCATTCCCCGATAATTCATTTTTTTGTATTGATCCGCCATATTACAAAAAAGGATCAGTGTTATATTCGAGTTTCTATCTTCCCAGTGACCATGAGGAGGTTTCAAGAATAATTGGGAATCTCAATCAGCCATGGATAGTCACATACGATAACGAACCATCAATACGGAGACTTTACAAAAACTATAGACAATTCACATTTGATATATATTACTCTGTCCATACCAAACGCACTGGGAAGGAGTTGTTAGTTCCTTCAAAAGGATTAAAAATTCCTCAAGACATTAGATCAAGGCAAATAACACCAATAAGGGGATATGCAATACTGTAATTAAAATGTGAAGTGACATGCCTTCATCCATTGGTCCACTCGCAATGTTAGTAAAATTAATGCAGTGCGGTAATGTTGCCACATGCAACCTGTCCATTTGGTTTATTATGACAGGTCGGTTCAACTAGAAACTTCCTTTCGGGAGTGGGTTCCCAATCTCCATCAAAAGGAATCCCATTTGGATGTCTTTTGTAATTCTAACATTCTATACCCACACCAACACCATTTGTTCGTGATATGATAAGTTTGATCAATTCTATATCACGGCATACAGCGTAACGTAATTATATCTCGCAAAATCAATATGTAATATTTGCCCGGTTCGGGTAACGGGCGTTACTATTCAGGGCGGTCGGCTGTCAGGTGGTAAAATTTGCGAATCGTGAAAGTAATGTTCCATCTAACCAGCAGTCAAACAGAGATGAATGCTTCCCACTTCAAGATAACTTTATTGTCTATGAACTTCGTTTCGTGGAACAAAGTAGTCTTTTTTTCATAAGGATGGGTAATATCAAGTAAGTTGTTGCCGTGTCTGATATTATACACTTGCCGAGTATAATTTAGTCACGTAAACAGTAGGATAAACATGTAATAGTAGTGAGTGATAACCATGCGTTTTGATCCTATAAACCCAAATTATGAAGATGATACACGCCAAAGTTTTACTCACATGACTGCACTAGCCACCTTGGGTATGGAGTTAAATGGTATTGCCCCGGGTCAAATTGAGCTTTTGCTGGTCAAGCACAAAAGTTACACCCAGCAGATGGGTTTTCTACATGGCGGAATATTGACCACGGGCTTGGATGGTGCATGCGGTTTAGCCGCTATGACGTTGACGCCGAAAAGTAATGAAATCATGACGATTGAACTGAAAACGACTTTCTTAGCTCCTGCCAGCCAAGTGTCTATCCTCTTCATCGGCACAGTCACAAAACCAGGGCGGCGTATTGTGTTTACTGATGGTGAAGCATTTGGTCTGGATGGTGATGACCGGGTACTTCTGGCAAAGATGAGCGCTACTATGTATTGTAAGGAGGCATTATGAGTAATGGTTTATTGATCGATTTTCCGGGGTTTGACCAGCACAAGGCCAATGATCATTGTTACCAATGCGCCCCAGACCCAGAGCGTATGAACCTCATCAAAGATCGCGAGCCCCCAGAATACACCTGCCAAGGTTACGATATAGCCTGTCTGACTGGCAAAAACCGGTCCGTAACGGCTCACGGCGTGGATAAACATCGTATAAGCTATTACGGACCCTAATCCGAGCCCTACCAAAGCTATATCAACTTCTGACATCTCCAGGCTTGGCCAGACAAAACTATTTGACCAATATACAATGGGCCCGGTTATCAATACTGCCGCAGTATTCATTCCCAGCGATAGCCGGACCGGCCCCAAAGCTACAGCTGACCTTGCCGCCAGGATGATGTTTTCCGCTGTGGAGCACAGGATCGCAATCATGACGAAAAGTATCCAGAATATGTCAGATTGATCGGGCAGGCTGTTTTCTGGTAACACAATCATCAAGATCGCGACCACACCCATCATAATTCTAGCATTTCTGAAGTCTAGGTTTCAGGCGAATCGCTCATTATCAGGGATTCATTATCTGCTTAGCATTTCAAATACTCACATCAGCAAATATATTTCATCCAGGTTCCTGTTTCATAAAAAGTCAATAAATATAGCCAGTTAGATTAGTGATATAATGTAAATACTATAAATAATAAATATTACTAAATAAATAATTTATTGACCAGGTGGATATATTGATTCGAAAATGACTGAAACTTTTAGAATGGGGAGAATTTCAGATGGCTACGATTCAAATCCAAAGAGGCGCAACTCCAGGCCAGACATTCAACGGTGGTGCGGGTGTCGACACCTATACCATCCATAACGACCTTGATCAGAGCGTCACTATCAATGACTCGGGTTCAGAAACCAACAACAAGATTGTTTTCAACACTGATGTAAGTGTTAGGAGAATTACAGAATATTCTCCTGAGGATGGTGTTCCGACACTGGCCTATCGGGTAACTCTGAATACGGGTGCTATAATCACTATTTATGAATTTGATAATTATAGTTATTCCGTAAATGGAATTGAATATACCAACGCGAATTTCATTTCAGAATTTAGCGAAGGCTTTGGACCTGCAAATATGATACCCAGGGCTATTCCAGTCGCACAAGTTACCGATATTAATACGCCAATAACTTTTTCTAGGGATGATCTTGGTTATAGTGATGAGGATGGTGACGATCTGGTATCTATAACCATTACCCAGCTTCCGAGTAGAGGTACCCTTACTCTTAACGGTGTCGCCGTTAGTACCGATCAGGTTATTGTTGCAGCTGAAATATCAAACATTATCTATACACCAGCAAATAGTCAGGCTGCACCCCATAATGCACCATACGAGGCCAATATCCAATTTACAGTTAATGATGGCATTTCGGATAGCATGGAAACCACAATGGCGATCACTGTCCATGCTATTGCTTTCACAGGTGCTGAAGAAGCCTACGAGGACAACCCCATGCGCGACCCTGAAGGTCGGGTTGCTCTTGTTGATACCACACTGACAGGCTATGCGTTAAGTGTTAAAAAAGATGCGGATGCAGCTACTGGTACTTTAGTTACTTCTGATAATACTACGGTCGCCCTTGAATATGGCACACTGACAATCAATTTAGATGGCAACTGGACATATGCTTTGAACAATAACGATTCCAGGGTTAATGCCCTTAATGGTGACGTGAATAATGATAATGATGGCACTGCGGGTACATTGGTGGAACGGGTCACTTTCACCTATAGTCGCGCTGATGATTTGACGACAGACGGTATTAATGAAGCCGGCACTGTGAATCGAACTTTGGATATAACAATACATGGTGCAACGGACCGTGTATTTTCTAATACAAACTCTAGTTATAGCCATCTAACCGGATCTTTGTCACTGAGTTCCGCTGATAACCTTCATCCATCGCGGATCTTAGAGGGTGGCAATGGGGATGATGTTTTTCATGGATCAGCTGGAATAAATACTATCGATGGTAATCTCGGTGATGACTGGCTATTCGGTTATGGTGGAAATGATGTTATTTTTATGGTCACAGGTGAGGGTGATGATGTTATTGATGGTGGTGAGGGTGATGATCGGTTATTAGTCAATTCTTCATATTCAGGAAGCTACAACTTCACAATTCATTTTGATCTTAATGATGATGTCAAATGGAAATTTGATGCATCATTGCAAAGTTGGGTTTCAGCTAATTCCACAGAATTGAACTATGATGATTATACATATGTTCGAATGTGGATAGATAGCAACGGTGACGGTGTCGCCGATGCTGGCGATGAATACAATTATATTACTAGTATTGAAAGGCTTTACATTTACTTTGCTTCAAAATCAGATGATGTTCTTACCGGGGGCAATGGTGATGATAGTATTAATGGTCATGCTGGCGATGACATAGTAAACGGTGGGGGTGGTAACGATAGGCTTATCGGACAGGCCGGTAATGATGTTCTGGATGGTGGTTCTGGTGTTGATACTTATGTCTCATCAAATATTTTTGGTGCAGAACGGTCAACCGACAATTACTCACTCCGCTTAAATTTTCAGGATACAACACGTTGGAAACAAGATTCATACGGCCAATGGACATCCGGGACATCGTCCGACTACACCCATATCCGTGTTTGGTATGACCTTGACGATGATGGTTTGGCTGAATCAAGTGATGAGTTTGATTATATTACAAACTTTGAACTAATTAGTATTTATGTTGCTGGCGGTGTCAATAACTCCATTATTGGTGGAGCAAATAATGATTCTGTAATTTCCGGCTTGAATAATAACGGTATCTATGACGGTGGCGGAGGTAATGATAATTTCTCAATTGTTGTCGATACTCATAGTTTTAGCTTTGATTTTGATATCTCGACAAGGTGGATGCTAGATAGGGATGGCATCTGGACGGAAGGTGAATCGGAAGACCACAATTATATAAGAATTTGGCATGATGCAAACGGAGATGGTGTAGATGATCCATCTGATAGTTATAATTATATCAGAAATTTTGAAAGGTTCACTTTTAGTAGTACCGGAGACTTCGATGATAATATAGCAGGTTCAAATGGTTTTGATGTTTTTGTTACCAGAGGCGGAAATGATATTCTTAAAGGCCGTGGAGGTGATGATTACCTTTCTGGCGGTGATGACAATGACATTTTATATGGTGATTCTGGAAATGATTTGCTGTTTGGCGGAATTGGCGATGATACGCTGTTTGGCGGTGCCGGTCGTGACTCGCTGCATGGTTCCTTTGGTAGCGATATTTATGTGCTCTATCAGGAGACCCAAGTCGCAGGCGAGGTTAATCTTGACGAAGTATTAGGTTTCTTCAATTCGGGCACACCAATAGGTTCAAATGACCGCATCCGTGTGGATACAAGCGCGGGGAATGAGACCACACTGGAAGCGTTAAAAAATGCTGCGAGTATACGTTGGACTCAGGACAGGGATTATGACTATGCTGACGGCGTGAGGCATGCACATAATCAACGCCATATAAATGATACTATCATCTATGACACCAATGGCACTGAATTCAATACAGGTGATGATATTGTGTTGATGGTTCTGATTGATTATAGCGACGAGCTGGCCTTATCCAGTTTCGAAGTTGTATAATCGGGTTATTAGGTATAATCAGCTCGTGACTCACCATTAAGACAAAGCAATGTTTTAAATTCAGTCATTTGTTTCCAAGCTTACCACAACAATAATCAATGATTACTTTGGCCTCACTGATTCCACCGTCGCCAATCAATCGTCATAGATGATAATTGCAGAAATTCACATGAGAATGTGTTCTCCACTGATTGTTACGTATTAATGACTTGTAAGTTAATGACTGGTAAGCGACTACAGACCTGTTTGTGAAATAATATTCCAAGACGTATTGCGGTCCCGTCCTATTATCGGGACTACAGTGTGTATCAGTGTGACCAATGGCATCGGCTAGTTCCGGCATGGAGCGGTGATTTATGTCATTGACAGTTTACCCGAATCGGATTTTACGTCCATTTCCTCAATAAATTCAACCTTACGGCCTACCGCCCCTGCAGGTAATTCTGGCGTAGTAGGAATTTATACACCTGTTTCTAACTCTGCCATTTTTCGGTTGGTAAGAATGGTGCTTTACTCTAACTGTTGGTTTTTCGTTTGCATGGCCACGTTCATGCCTGCCCCTCCAAGACCAAGGCAGGCCATACAATTTCCAAATATCATTCCTTCCTGCGTGACCAATCCTGTCATGATTAGAAATTCATGATCTATAGTTTTGTGGTTCGGGCGGTCGGGTCACCGACAAATCTGGTATAAATTCAAATAGTTAGACGGTAGCTGCGCAATGAAAAAAACATATAAATAATAATTGACAAAAACAATAATGTAATAATAACATTTATAAAAACGTAATATTTAAAGGAATATTACGGTCAGAAACTAAATTCGATAGGGAGACTTCAGATGCCAGTAAAAACACCGATTGACGTGGGCGGCACACCGTCCAGCACAACTCCTTTGGATGGCGGTGCGGGTGACGACACCTATAACGTCATGGCGGATCTCGCCGGCAATGTCACCATCAATGATAATGATGGCGCGAACAAGATTGTCTTTAAAGAAGGTTTCACGGCCAAAAATGTTGAATATATCTCTTTCTTCGGCTCCAATATCGGAATAAAGGTGATCCTGAAAGATGATGATACAGATGATACCAATGATGTTGTGATCAGCATCCAGGGGCTTGCTAACTACACTTATGAGGTTTCAGATAGGACTTACACGTCTTCGGAATTTGTCACAGAATTTCTTAATAAGGGGTTTGAAGTGGCAGGCGAGAAAAGCCTGCCGGAATTTGGCACGATCCCATCGGGGCTTAACATCGATGAGGTTGCCCGGGGCTCGGATACGGTTACGAAGCAGGTCGGCCGGATAGCTGCGATGGATGCCGATGGCGACACGTTAGAATATGAAATCGAGAGCGCCAGGGACCAGCTTGGCAACGCCGTGACCGGATTTTCCATCGATGCGGAAGGCAATGTCACCTATACGGGCGGTGACAGTCTGGACG contains the following coding sequences:
- a CDS encoding DNA adenine methylase, with product MPKSYSPLRYPGGKSSIAPFISNVINLNQFNLYSYVEPYAGGAGLALKLMFDGYVSDIYLNDIDPSIWSFWHILLEFPDEFIGMINDTNVTVDEWYKQREIHIKQDISDPLSLGFSTFFLNRVNRSGIISRAGVIGGLNQEGNYKIDCRFNKETLIKRINRIKLYKSRIYLSKLDAVKFMKKTSFPDNSFFCIDPPYYKKGSVLYSSFYLPSDHEEVSRIIGNLNQPWIVTYDNEPSIRRLYKNYRQFTFDIYYSVHTKRTGKELLVPSKGLKIPQDIRSRQITPIRGYAIL
- a CDS encoding PaaI family thioesterase: MRFDPINPNYEDDTRQSFTHMTALATLGMELNGIAPGQIELLLVKHKSYTQQMGFLHGGILTTGLDGACGLAAMTLTPKSNEIMTIELKTTFLAPASQVSILFIGTVTKPGRRIVFTDGEAFGLDGDDRVLLAKMSATMYCKEAL
- a CDS encoding VCBS domain-containing protein encodes the protein MATIQIQRGATPGQTFNGGAGVDTYTIHNDLDQSVTINDSGSETNNKIVFNTDVSVRRITEYSPEDGVPTLAYRVTLNTGAIITIYEFDNYSYSVNGIEYTNANFISEFSEGFGPANMIPRAIPVAQVTDINTPITFSRDDLGYSDEDGDDLVSITITQLPSRGTLTLNGVAVSTDQVIVAAEISNIIYTPANSQAAPHNAPYEANIQFTVNDGISDSMETTMAITVHAIAFTGAEEAYEDNPMRDPEGRVALVDTTLTGYALSVKKDADAATGTLVTSDNTTVALEYGTLTINLDGNWTYALNNNDSRVNALNGDVNNDNDGTAGTLVERVTFTYSRADDLTTDGINEAGTVNRTLDITIHGATDRVFSNTNSSYSHLTGSLSLSSADNLHPSRILEGGNGDDVFHGSAGINTIDGNLGDDWLFGYGGNDVIFMVTGEGDDVIDGGEGDDRLLVNSSYSGSYNFTIHFDLNDDVKWKFDASLQSWVSANSTELNYDDYTYVRMWIDSNGDGVADAGDEYNYITSIERLYIYFASKSDDVLTGGNGDDSINGHAGDDIVNGGGGNDRLIGQAGNDVLDGGSGVDTYVSSNIFGAERSTDNYSLRLNFQDTTRWKQDSYGQWTSGTSSDYTHIRVWYDLDDDGLAESSDEFDYITNFELISIYVAGGVNNSIIGGANNDSVISGLNNNGIYDGGGGNDNFSIVVDTHSFSFDFDISTRWMLDRDGIWTEGESEDHNYIRIWHDANGDGVDDPSDSYNYIRNFERFTFSSTGDFDDNIAGSNGFDVFVTRGGNDILKGRGGDDYLSGGDDNDILYGDSGNDLLFGGIGDDTLFGGAGRDSLHGSFGSDIYVLYQETQVAGEVNLDEVLGFFNSGTPIGSNDRIRVDTSAGNETTLEALKNAASIRWTQDRDYDYADGVRHAHNQRHINDTIIYDTNGTEFNTGDDIVLMVLIDYSDELALSSFEVV